One Streptomyces sp. NBC_00554 DNA segment encodes these proteins:
- a CDS encoding NAD(P)H-dependent oxidoreductase has protein sequence MSVQILALVGSLRAGSHNRQLAEAAVKLAPEGAEVELFEGLAEVPFYNEDIDVEGSVPAAAARLREAAGRADAFLLFSPEYNGTIPAVLKNAIDWLSRPYGAGAFTGKPAAVVGTAFGQFGGVWAQDEARKAVGIAGGTVLEDVKLSIPGSVTRFADTHPVDDTEVAAQLTEVIHALFGQAGTPAAA, from the coding sequence ATGTCCGTACAGATCCTCGCTCTCGTCGGCAGCCTGCGCGCCGGCTCGCACAACCGCCAGCTCGCCGAGGCGGCCGTCAAGCTCGCCCCCGAGGGCGCCGAGGTCGAGCTCTTCGAGGGCCTGGCCGAGGTCCCCTTCTACAACGAGGACATCGACGTCGAGGGCAGCGTGCCCGCCGCCGCTGCCCGTCTGCGTGAGGCCGCGGGCCGCGCCGACGCCTTCCTCCTCTTCTCGCCGGAGTACAACGGCACGATTCCGGCCGTGCTCAAGAACGCCATCGACTGGCTGTCCCGCCCGTACGGCGCCGGCGCCTTCACCGGCAAGCCGGCCGCCGTGGTCGGCACCGCTTTCGGCCAGTTCGGCGGCGTGTGGGCGCAGGACGAGGCCCGCAAGGCCGTGGGCATCGCCGGCGGCACCGTCCTCGAGGACGTCAAGCTGTCCATCCCGGGCTCCGTGACCCGCTTCGCCGACACGCACCCGGTTGACGACACCGAGGTCGCCGCTCAGCTCACCGAGGTCATCCACGCCCTCTTCGGCCAGGCCGGTACGCCCGCCGCCGCCTGA
- a CDS encoding TetR/AcrR family transcriptional regulator, with protein sequence MSTPLPPFPKRQEPSDEPVLMELAPRGGAPQLRADAARNRARLLEAAARLVEERGVANVTMEAVACAASVGKGTVFRRFGDRTGLLMALLDHTEQQFQAAFLSGPPPMGPGASPVERLHAFGIGALRQMSDQLDLYLACAESDVTRRFSLAPYRVRLMHVAMLLRQAVPAADTELIAQTLMGYLEPALINHLTRQCGMPLERLESGWHDLVNRSTATV encoded by the coding sequence ATGTCCACCCCACTGCCGCCCTTCCCGAAGCGACAGGAACCGTCCGACGAGCCGGTTCTGATGGAACTAGCGCCCCGGGGCGGCGCGCCGCAGCTGCGCGCCGACGCCGCGCGCAACCGTGCCCGTCTGCTGGAGGCCGCCGCCCGGCTGGTCGAGGAGCGCGGGGTGGCCAACGTGACGATGGAGGCCGTCGCCTGCGCGGCATCGGTCGGCAAGGGAACCGTCTTCCGGCGGTTCGGCGACCGCACCGGCCTGCTGATGGCGCTCCTGGACCACACCGAGCAGCAGTTCCAGGCCGCGTTCCTCAGCGGCCCGCCCCCGATGGGCCCCGGCGCCTCACCGGTGGAGCGTCTGCATGCCTTCGGTATCGGCGCCCTGCGTCAGATGTCCGACCAGCTCGACCTGTACCTCGCCTGCGCCGAATCGGACGTCACCCGCCGCTTCAGCCTGGCCCCCTATCGCGTCCGCCTCATGCATGTCGCGATGCTGCTCCGCCAGGCGGTCCCGGCCGCGGACACCGAGCTCATCGCCCAGACGCTCATGGGATATCTGGAGCCGGCCCTGATCAACCACCTGACCCGCCAGTGCGGCATGCCGCTCGAACGCCTGGAGTCCGGCTGGCACGACCTCGTCAACCGGAGCACCGCCACCGTCTGA
- a CDS encoding sulfite oxidase encodes MAHRLEDVSGPAQVAGAGEGISRQELALAARNHGLPLEALRYDVTPPGLHYVLTHYDIPYTEDSSWRLDLGGRVRQPLVLAMDELKSYPAVTQRVTMECAGNGRALLTPRPVSQPWLVEAVGTAEWTGVPLRVLLAEAGVGAGAVDVVFTGADHGVERGVEQDYRRALPLDVATGGEPEVLVAYEMNGAPLPPQHGRPLRLVVPGWYGMAHVKWLRDITVTDTPFTGFQQAVAYRLRQDAGDEGEPVTRIAPRALLVPPGFPDFMSRARVVRPGAVPLEGRAWSGRAPVARVEVSTDDGRGWYEAELDPADKHRWSWRTWRFSWTASPGSHVLSARATDAEGHTQPLEQPWNRGGFAVNLVQRVPVLCVAPD; translated from the coding sequence ATGGCGCATCGCCTTGAAGACGTGAGCGGGCCTGCCCAGGTGGCCGGGGCAGGTGAGGGCATCAGCAGGCAGGAGCTGGCCCTCGCCGCCCGGAACCATGGGCTGCCACTGGAGGCCCTGCGGTACGACGTGACTCCTCCGGGGCTGCACTACGTGCTGACGCACTACGACATCCCGTACACCGAGGACTCCTCGTGGCGACTGGACCTGGGGGGTCGGGTGCGGCAGCCGCTGGTACTCGCAATGGACGAGCTGAAGTCGTATCCCGCGGTGACCCAGCGGGTGACCATGGAGTGCGCGGGCAATGGCCGGGCCCTGCTGACGCCACGGCCGGTGAGCCAGCCGTGGCTGGTCGAGGCGGTCGGTACGGCGGAGTGGACCGGTGTGCCGCTGCGGGTGCTGCTCGCGGAGGCCGGAGTTGGGGCCGGGGCGGTGGACGTGGTGTTCACCGGCGCCGACCACGGGGTCGAGCGAGGCGTCGAGCAGGACTACCGGCGCGCGCTTCCGCTGGACGTGGCCACCGGCGGTGAGCCCGAGGTTCTGGTGGCGTACGAGATGAACGGCGCCCCGCTGCCGCCGCAGCACGGGCGTCCGCTGCGGCTGGTGGTGCCCGGCTGGTACGGCATGGCGCATGTGAAGTGGCTGCGTGACATCACGGTGACCGACACACCGTTCACCGGCTTCCAGCAGGCCGTGGCCTACCGGCTCCGGCAGGACGCCGGGGACGAGGGCGAACCGGTCACCCGGATCGCCCCGCGAGCCCTGCTCGTCCCGCCCGGCTTCCCGGATTTCATGTCCAGGGCGCGGGTGGTGCGGCCCGGCGCCGTGCCGCTGGAGGGACGGGCCTGGTCCGGGCGGGCGCCGGTCGCCCGGGTCGAGGTGAGCACGGACGACGGACGCGGGTGGTACGAGGCGGAGTTGGACCCGGCCGACAAGCACCGGTGGTCCTGGCGGACTTGGCGATTCTCCTGGACGGCAAGCCCCGGCAGTCATGTACTCAGCGCGCGGGCCACCGACGCGGAGGGGCACACGCAGCCGCTGGAACAGCCGTGGAACCGGGGAGGCTTCGCGGTCAACCTCGTCCAGCGGGTTCCCGTGCTCTGCGTGGCCCCTGACTGA
- a CDS encoding glycoside hydrolase family 64 protein has translation MAVAAATLAAALFTFGAPSGAEAAVPATIPLKITNNSARGDAVYIYNLGTLLTTGQQGWADANGTFHAWPAGGNPPTPAPDSSIAGPANGQSKTIRMPKFSGRVYFSYGQKLDFRLTTGGLVQPAVQNPSDPNRNILFNWSEYTLNDAGLWINSTQVDMFSAPYAVGVQLADGSTKNTGHLKAGGYNGFFNALRGQPGGWANLIQTKPDGTVLRALAPGHGVQVGALPSTVMNDYINRVWQKYTSSTLTVTPFTDQPNTKYFGRVSGNVMNFTNSAGAVVTSFQKPDADSIFGCYKLLDAPNDLVRGPISRTLCAGFNRSTLLVNPNQPDTSSANFYLDTVTNHYARKIHAQMADGKAYAFAFDDVGAHESLVHDGNPQQAYITLDPFS, from the coding sequence ATGGCGGTGGCCGCGGCCACCCTCGCCGCGGCTCTGTTCACGTTTGGGGCCCCGTCCGGGGCCGAGGCCGCCGTCCCGGCGACCATCCCGCTGAAGATCACCAACAACTCGGCCCGCGGCGACGCGGTCTACATCTACAACCTCGGAACACTGCTGACGACCGGTCAGCAGGGCTGGGCCGACGCGAACGGCACCTTCCACGCCTGGCCCGCCGGCGGCAATCCGCCGACGCCCGCGCCTGACTCGTCGATCGCAGGACCGGCGAACGGGCAGTCCAAGACGATCCGGATGCCCAAGTTCTCCGGCCGGGTCTACTTCTCCTACGGGCAGAAGCTGGACTTCCGGCTCACCACCGGCGGTCTGGTGCAGCCGGCCGTGCAGAATCCGAGCGACCCGAACCGCAACATCCTCTTCAACTGGTCCGAGTACACGCTCAATGACGCCGGTCTGTGGATCAACAGCACACAGGTGGACATGTTCTCGGCCCCGTACGCCGTCGGAGTGCAGCTGGCCGACGGTTCGACGAAGAACACCGGTCACCTCAAGGCGGGTGGGTACAACGGGTTCTTCAACGCGCTGCGAGGTCAGCCGGGCGGCTGGGCGAACCTGATTCAGACCAAGCCGGACGGCACCGTCCTGCGGGCCCTCGCTCCCGGTCATGGAGTCCAGGTGGGCGCGCTGCCCAGCACGGTCATGAACGACTACATCAACCGCGTCTGGCAGAAGTACACGTCGTCGACGCTGACGGTGACGCCGTTCACCGACCAGCCGAACACGAAGTACTTCGGCCGGGTCTCGGGGAACGTCATGAACTTCACCAACAGCGCCGGAGCGGTCGTCACCAGCTTCCAGAAACCCGACGCCGACAGCATCTTCGGCTGCTACAAGCTCCTCGACGCCCCCAACGACCTGGTGCGCGGCCCGATTTCACGCACGCTGTGCGCGGGCTTCAACCGCTCCACGCTCCTGGTCAACCCCAACCAGCCGGACACCAGCTCGGCGAACTTCTACCTGGACACGGTGACCAACCACTACGCCCGTAAGATCCACGCGCAGATGGCCGACGGCAAGGCCTACGCGTTCGCCTTCGACGACGTCGGCGCCCACGAGTCGCTCGTGCACGACGGCAATCCGCAACAGGCCTACATCACCCTGGACCCGTTCAGCTGA
- a CDS encoding alpha-galactosidase produces the protein MISFAPDSGVYLLATPNTSYALRVDETGTPCHLAWGPRLTLAEAEALVVPEAPAASSFEGISPFREELPVDGGTRYGPPSLQVRFADGSRAFEWQPTGHRVTDDKLELGFRDRNYPLDVTLHYRVHADTDVIERWTVVRNAGDEPVTLLRTDSAAWALPALRDYRLSHVTGQWCAESQLRREQLPYGETVLTSRRGTTSHHANPWVMLDAGEATEEHGRVWSAALAWSGSWRITTQRTPDGRAGFTGGVGHDGTNVPLAPGEEFATPPFAGLCTDGGFGAASRAWHAYTIAHVLPHPDEVAPVLYNSWEATGFDVDEVSQKALAERAAELGVELYVVDDGWFGARRSDRAGLGDWTPSPDRFPNGLTPLVDSVHRLGMGFGLWVEPEMVNPDSDLYRQHPDWVLHFPDRPRSELRNQLVLNFARRDVADWAYDWLTRLVGDNGIDFLKWDMNRAFSEAGWPGQQDGADRLGPQYVRNLYGVIDRLRADHPALRIESCSGGGGRVDLGILSRTDQAWASDNTDAADRMGIQHGYGQIYPARTMGAWVTDVPNQLTGRTVPLRFRFHVAMAGALGIGGDLTHWSEEELREGTALVAEYKQVRHLVQHGRLDRLSPPAEDAVSVVQYTAADASETLLLVYRRVSRHGAPQIPVRLRGLHPGGRYRDARTGAVHHAAVLGEYGLHVDLPLGDWSSAALHLVREPEA, from the coding sequence ATGATCTCCTTCGCCCCGGACTCCGGGGTCTATCTGCTGGCCACACCGAACACGTCGTACGCGCTGAGAGTCGACGAGACCGGGACGCCCTGCCACCTCGCATGGGGCCCACGGCTTACGCTCGCGGAGGCAGAAGCGCTCGTCGTACCCGAGGCTCCGGCGGCCAGCAGCTTCGAGGGCATTTCCCCTTTCAGGGAGGAGCTTCCCGTCGACGGCGGGACGCGCTACGGGCCGCCGTCGCTCCAGGTCCGGTTCGCGGATGGATCACGCGCCTTCGAGTGGCAGCCCACCGGGCACCGCGTCACTGACGACAAGCTGGAACTGGGGTTCCGCGACCGCAACTACCCGCTGGATGTGACACTCCACTACCGTGTGCACGCCGACACGGACGTCATCGAGCGCTGGACCGTGGTCCGCAACGCCGGTGACGAGCCCGTCACCCTGCTGCGCACCGATTCCGCCGCGTGGGCGCTGCCGGCGCTGCGGGACTACCGCCTCAGCCACGTCACCGGCCAGTGGTGCGCCGAGAGTCAGCTGCGCCGGGAACAACTGCCGTACGGCGAGACCGTGTTGACCAGCCGTCGGGGTACCACCAGCCACCACGCCAACCCTTGGGTGATGCTCGACGCGGGCGAGGCCACGGAGGAGCACGGCCGGGTGTGGAGCGCCGCCCTTGCCTGGAGCGGGAGTTGGCGGATCACCACGCAGCGCACCCCCGACGGCCGGGCCGGATTCACCGGAGGCGTCGGCCACGACGGTACGAATGTGCCGCTCGCGCCGGGCGAGGAGTTCGCCACTCCCCCGTTCGCGGGTCTGTGCACCGACGGCGGCTTCGGCGCGGCCAGCCGAGCCTGGCACGCGTACACCATCGCGCATGTCCTGCCGCATCCGGACGAGGTCGCGCCGGTGCTGTACAACTCCTGGGAGGCGACGGGCTTCGACGTCGACGAGGTCAGCCAGAAGGCGCTCGCCGAACGGGCCGCGGAGCTCGGGGTCGAGCTGTACGTCGTCGACGACGGCTGGTTCGGAGCGCGCCGCAGCGACCGGGCGGGCCTCGGCGACTGGACGCCTTCACCGGACCGCTTCCCCAACGGGCTGACACCGCTGGTCGACTCGGTGCACCGGCTGGGGATGGGTTTCGGACTCTGGGTGGAACCCGAGATGGTCAACCCGGACAGTGATCTCTACCGCCAACACCCGGACTGGGTACTGCACTTCCCCGACCGCCCCCGCTCCGAGCTGCGCAACCAGCTGGTCCTCAACTTCGCCCGCCGCGATGTCGCGGACTGGGCGTACGACTGGCTGACCCGGCTCGTCGGCGACAACGGCATCGACTTCCTCAAGTGGGACATGAACCGGGCGTTCAGCGAGGCCGGCTGGCCCGGACAGCAGGACGGCGCCGACCGCCTCGGACCCCAGTACGTACGCAATCTGTACGGCGTCATCGACCGCCTCCGCGCCGACCATCCGGCGCTGCGGATCGAGTCGTGCAGCGGCGGTGGCGGCCGGGTCGACCTGGGCATCCTGTCCCGTACGGACCAGGCGTGGGCGTCGGACAACACCGACGCCGCCGACCGGATGGGGATCCAGCACGGCTACGGCCAGATCTATCCCGCGCGCACGATGGGCGCGTGGGTGACGGACGTGCCGAACCAGCTCACCGGCCGGACGGTTCCGCTGCGTTTCCGTTTCCATGTGGCGATGGCCGGCGCCCTGGGCATCGGGGGCGATCTCACCCACTGGTCCGAGGAGGAACTGCGCGAGGGCACCGCCCTGGTGGCCGAGTACAAGCAGGTGCGCCACCTCGTGCAGCACGGCAGGCTCGACCGTCTGTCGCCACCGGCCGAGGACGCCGTCTCGGTGGTTCAGTACACCGCCGCCGACGCCTCGGAAACCCTGCTCCTCGTCTATCGGCGCGTCTCGCGGCACGGCGCCCCGCAGATTCCGGTCAGGCTCCGCGGCCTGCACCCCGGGGGGCGCTATCGCGACGCGCGCACCGGTGCCGTGCACCACGCCGCCGTGCTCGGCGAGTACGGGCTGCACGTCGACCTGCCCTTGGGCGACTGGTCCAGCGCCGCGCTGCACCTGGTACGGGAGCCGGAGGCGTAG
- a CDS encoding ROK family protein, whose product MRSTSRTEAFPAHTPAVSQIFTTVLSHGPLTRSEIAGRTQLSAAAVTKAVRPLIEAGYLQEDVDEEARQSSLGRPANPVLVDGGRALFIGVKITGDELIAVLTDLCCRIRVARHVPLATHDPKAVLASIAGLVQELLTEADGFGVQVQGLGIAVSGDVDRAAGVVRYSPFLEWRDVPLAELARMTTGLPVTVDNDVRALTVAEQWFGAGVGLSDFAVVTVGAGIGCGLVVHGQVVSGAYGVAGEIGHVAIDPAGPLCHCGNRGCVEAIAADSAIVSRVREVTGVQVADAAEALDLAHDGDPGAREVYARAGEAIGRGIATVANLLGPERVIISGEGLAAYDLFAEQIRDAFAAAAFGSAARCDLQTRPLPFEEWARGAAATAIQSFIRADTN is encoded by the coding sequence ATGCGCTCGACCAGTCGAACAGAGGCGTTCCCGGCCCACACGCCGGCCGTCTCCCAGATCTTCACCACCGTGCTCTCCCACGGCCCGCTCACGCGGTCGGAGATAGCGGGGCGAACCCAGCTGTCCGCGGCGGCGGTCACCAAGGCGGTCCGGCCTCTGATCGAGGCCGGTTACCTCCAGGAGGACGTCGACGAGGAGGCGCGGCAGTCGTCCCTCGGCCGGCCGGCCAACCCGGTCCTCGTCGACGGCGGCAGGGCGCTGTTCATCGGAGTGAAGATCACGGGCGACGAGCTCATCGCCGTCCTCACGGACCTGTGCTGCCGCATCAGGGTCGCCCGGCATGTGCCGCTCGCCACGCATGATCCCAAGGCGGTGCTGGCCTCGATCGCGGGCCTCGTGCAGGAGTTGCTGACGGAGGCCGATGGCTTCGGGGTCCAGGTGCAGGGCCTGGGCATCGCGGTCTCGGGCGATGTGGACCGTGCCGCCGGAGTGGTGCGGTACTCACCCTTCCTGGAGTGGCGCGACGTGCCGCTCGCCGAACTGGCCCGGATGACGACGGGGCTGCCGGTCACCGTCGACAACGACGTCCGGGCGCTGACCGTCGCCGAGCAGTGGTTCGGCGCCGGAGTGGGCCTCTCCGACTTCGCCGTGGTGACCGTCGGCGCCGGTATCGGCTGCGGCCTCGTGGTACACGGGCAGGTCGTGTCCGGGGCGTACGGCGTGGCCGGGGAGATCGGGCACGTCGCCATCGATCCGGCCGGCCCCCTCTGCCACTGCGGCAACCGGGGCTGTGTGGAGGCGATCGCCGCGGACTCGGCGATCGTCAGCAGGGTCCGGGAGGTGACCGGCGTCCAGGTCGCCGACGCCGCCGAGGCCCTGGACCTCGCCCATGACGGTGACCCCGGGGCGCGGGAGGTGTACGCGCGGGCCGGAGAGGCGATCGGCCGTGGCATCGCGACCGTGGCCAATCTGCTCGGTCCCGAGCGCGTGATCATCTCCGGTGAAGGCCTTGCCGCGTACGACCTGTTCGCCGAGCAGATCCGCGACGCCTTCGCCGCGGCCGCGTTCGGATCGGCCGCGCGGTGCGACCTGCAGACCCGCCCCCTGCCCTTCGAGGAGTGGGCGCGCGGGGCCGCGGCCACCGCGATCCAGTCCTTCATCCGAGCCGACACGAACTGA